In Thermofilaceae archaeon, the genomic stretch CCTCACCACGGCCAGAGCCACGAGGCTTTCGACAGCATTAAGCCTATTATAGCTATTGTAGCCGCCAACCCCTCCCCTATCAAAGTCCCGGCGACAATCGCGTAGCGGGCCTGCTCCCAGCGCTCCTTAAACCTGCGGCGCAACACCAGCCAGCCGAGCGCTGAGCCGGTGAACATCGGTATCGCCGTTACGGGGGGAGTGAAGAGGCCGAGCAGGAGGCCGGAGGAGGAGACCCCAACCTTGAGCAGCTTTGCCAGGGCCTCGACGAGGGCCGCCATCATCACGGCTCCCGCCGCCGAGCCCATCAGTATCCCGGGCTCGATCCTCAACCCCCTTGTGACGAGGAGGGCGTCGATCATCGCCGTCGCCGGCATCGAGATGACGGTGCTCGGGTAAGCGCTGCTCGGTATAGGCGCGATCCTCCACAGCATGTCCAGGGACAGAAGGTTGATGAGAACCCCTAACGCGAAGGCGAGAATCCACACTTTGATGACGTCAGAGGGCTTTGTGCCAGTGAGCAGCGCGGCCTTCATCACTTGAGCGCCACCGCCGGTCATAGAGCCTGCGATGACGGGCGGGTAGACGAAGGCGGAGTACGCCTCCCTCGGGGAGAGGTGCTGCGCGGGCGTCAGGTAGACGATCGTGTGCCAGAGGAACGGTGGTGAGGAGAAGGAGGCTCCGCTCTCACCGACGACAGAGGCGGAAACAAAGCCCATCAGAGTGCCGACCACCAGGGACATCACGAGCGGGATTGCGAGAGGGAAGCCGGGGATCAGGTAGTGGAAGACGGCGACGGAGGTGAGCGTCGCGGCTAGGTAGAGGGCTAGCGCGAGGCGGAGCGGGGGGAAAACGCTCTCCCTGCCGGCCCCTTTGATCGACAGGTAGATGGCCCTAGCCGTTGTACCGAAGGCTCTCCTGTACTTGGCTAGAACGAGGGCTGCGAAGCCGAGCGCGGCGCCGATCTGGATTGGGAGCCAAACTCTGACTTGAGACCTCTGCAGCACCCTGACGAGATCCATCCCCTGGTAGTACTCCATGGCCCACTCCGGGAAAATCACCCTCAGCGAGGGGTTCGTCAGGATGAGGTAGTTGCCGAAGACCCAGACAGCCACCGATGTTGCCAAGGCTACCGAGGAGATCCCCAACGGTACGACCATCCCCCCTACCCAGGCCGTAAGGCTCGTCGCTACACCGATCACAGCCCCGGGCAGGGTTGCGGAAGTTAAACGGGTTAAGTCGATGAAGGGTAGGGGGATTATGGGGAAGCCGAGGAAGGGGCCAAGGTAGAGGATCAGCCCGTAGACGAGCCCCGTGTAGAAGCCGGGCATCAGGTACTTGACCAGCTCGCGGAAGCGCTCGCCGCTGGAGATTGCGGTGACGATCGTTGCGTCGACCTGGGCGAAGGGGAAGGGGAGCTTCTGAACCTCCACAAAAGCGTGAGAGGCGAGTATGACTAGGGAGAGCTCGGCGAGCACAGTAAGGACCATCGCTACCGTCCAGGCGGCGATCGGCTTGACGAGATCCGGCTGGAAGAACGTGCGAACTAGGTACGCCCTTGAGCCGAGGGGTGGGGCCAGCCACTCGGGGACCGCCTCGTACAGGGGGACCCCGCCTATGTAGTAGGAGCGGGCGATAGGGCTCTCAACGAAGTACATCCTGTAGATGATGAGGAAGTAGGAGGTGGATGCGAGGCCCGCGACCGCTGCCACGCCCACGTAGGTGACGAAGACCTCCTGGGGTCTCAGCTCAAAGCCGAGCATTCTCATGATGTAGGCGAAGATCATCAGCATCGCGTACGTGCCGACAACACCCAGCGTGGCGCCCGTAACCAGGTAGAGGTAGGTG encodes the following:
- a CDS encoding OPT/YSL family transporter — encoded protein: MGVERLESGLTWRAMAIVAMAALVFVPASTYLYLVTGATLGVVGTYAMLMIFAYIMRMLGFELRPQEVFVTYVGVAAVAGLASTSYFLIIYRMYFVESPIARSYYIGGVPLYEAVPEWLAPPLGSRAYLVRTFFQPDLVKPIAAWTVAMVLTVLAELSLVILASHAFVEVQKLPFPFAQVDATIVTAISSGERFRELVKYLMPGFYTGLVYGLILYLGPFLGFPIIPLPFIDLTRLTSATLPGAVIGVATSLTAWVGGMVVPLGISSVALATSVAVWVFGNYLILTNPSLRVIFPEWAMEYYQGMDLVRVLQRSQVRVWLPIQIGAALGFAALVLAKYRRAFGTTARAIYLSIKGAGRESVFPPLRLALALYLAATLTSVAVFHYLIPGFPLAIPLVMSLVVGTLMGFVSASVVGESGASFSSPPFLWHTIVYLTPAQHLSPREAYSAFVYPPVIAGSMTGGGAQVMKAALLTGTKPSDVIKVWILAFALGVLINLLSLDMLWRIAPIPSSAYPSTVISMPATAMIDALLVTRGLRIEPGILMGSAAGAVMMAALVEALAKLLKVGVSSSGLLLGLFTPPVTAIPMFTGSALGWLVLRRRFKERWEQARYAIVAGTLIGEGLAATIAIIGLMLSKASWLWPW